The genomic window gcccttggcgcctccctccttcccgtgacacctcctcctctcccgtaggtgcttggcgaagccctgcaggattgccacgctcctccatcaccaccacgccgttgtgctgctgctggatggagtcttcctcaacctctccctctctccttgctggatcaaggcgtgggagacgtcaccgggctgtacgtgtgttgaacgtggaggtgccgtccgttcggcacttgatcatcggtgatctgaatcacgacgagtacgactccatcaaccccgttcacttgaacgcttccgcttagcgatctacaagggtatgtagatgcactctctttctactcgttgctggtctctccatagatagatcttggtgtttcgtagaaatttttttgaatttctgctacgttccccaacaggaggagcagaggaagcgggactatgaacgccttcaaggcctagaagcaagtcaagcggaattggcagtcaaattccagcggcagcaggagcagatcgactcacttacccagcaaagggggtctcagcagctgcagcttctagcggatgatccagcattggatagcaccgccccatccatgccgagaaacagcgtgggttccgccccggacgatgcaatgctgggtagataccccgtggatgacatcacggagaacactaactgcgagctacacgtcaaaataatgaacatatccatgaaggtggcggacgccgttgcttttacaaatccccccgaggcaaccttccattgcaacccgattccagcgggctatgctcgtgtcttggttgatgaggtggtggacccaccatattcggagctacagcttgcattcctggaggtgacgacgagcgctttctcggagaggccaaacatcgtatcatcctatggaaaaaggattgcatcatctttcgaaggccaccgacaccgcgtcagccgactcctcgtcgaagtccgccaccgagtcagcagactcccgctcctgcaagtccaccaagtccggcaaagtgtcaggccactcctcctccaagtccagcaaagtgtcaggccactcctcctcctccaagtccgccatagcgtcagacgtccactcctcctccaagtccggcacaacctcaggccactcctccaagtccggcacagcttcaggccactcctcgttcaactcagccccgtcagccgtctccgccgcctcagcaatcgcagaagagacaccctgcagctatggtgcgtagcggtacgagtcgaggtagtacaggaagtacaggcagaggcaagcgatataaatatggtccaagcctcacgcctcttccgcagagggcttatgacaagtccgaggaggaaaacacagccatatcaaaggccgaggtggaagcccattttgcaccgaaaccgccattGCCGCCAAGgaagaaagtgcctgaggaaacgattgaccacttcattcgtatggctcaaccaccagctcccaagcctgttgacacagactatgagcgccacatcaggaagttaaatcgagcacgtctacataaggaggcgagctcgggattgAGCAAACAACAAGgaactgtcaaaaaatgcgggaaaaccattccccagctgggagaacaggcggcgcaatcgatcccctcgcttgttatgccaacaacacgtgacagtacgcgcgcccaatattattgtgggcaaacagtttacgttcccgaggtgggcaatgtggtaataaccaaggaccatataatgcaggctaaagttctcaacatcactgttggacaactcctcgagatcgagcccatgcctgtgcttagagaggatgaaataaaacggaaatatgtccggggccaacctttggtcgagccagacaaggtcaagaacctcccaacgagaatgtatgaattgcatcaatggtacatgaacattaccaagatttcagatcgattgtccctcatggtgaatgtcaaggaggagcattacttccatgagaaaactctgccgttgagtattctgaactgttttagttatacaatcaagacgcactcgacaaatctatcgtcagttgctattgtctgtaagtgatttctttctgtaatttaagtctcaagctagctgtagtgatccttttgatcaatcattacctgtaattatcctcactatattcttttctgtggtattatgcaggatgaagatgtatgaaatgagaaaaggtggacgctatggcattgggttcattgacccaaacaccgttaatgaatacacatggcggataaatccacatcatcaaaaggacgtagaggacaacatgctagagttcttgaagcgcctcaaatacaatgaagatatactacttccttacaactttcagtgagtcacactgtcttgtactacaaattctctgtttttgcctactagctagctacatgtttttgcttacatatgcccgcttaattaagacatgcaaaagtgtgtgcatgcagatttcactgggtcttgtgtatcattaaagttgacgccggaacagttgaaatactggactcactactcaaagttaaaactgactataacatcttgtttgggatagtcaacaggtaatttcaatcattattaactatatatctcggcctatttagtttgtcatttcatgatatgaactatttaataacccctttattcattttctttgccggcgggcagggcttgggcaaggttcatcagcgtcacggatggcgaatggaaaaaaagcttcaatggtttcgacccaaggtaagtaattaagtagtactagctagctagctagctgccatctctttaattatcatgcttgattaattattatctaatcaaattccattctcgtaaaggccctgaagcaggcgcaggggactgatctgtgtgcattctgcgtttgcgagaacattcgcatgatggcgtccgaaaggagcagatctcaaagacaggaatgggtatgcttgtcaaaacactatacacaatttttacaccattatcgatatctagtcacacaactaatacacatgcatactgatctccttcttaacagttcagagaggtgcgggagaagctcctagaaacggaacgcgtagaagcacttcaagaggaaatagcgggatttttgctcgaccaggtcataaatccgaagggagaatactattacccgctaccgccccatgaaaaccacttccaattgtcatcgtgctctgaaggcaccaattaggctaatgccactggctccgaaggcaacacgcatatgtaggagaaattgtatatagctatacatttgtgtatgtgtgaattaatatatatatatatatatatatatatatatatatatatatatatataacgtgtacaatgtgtagtatcgtaaaataccagcaaacgaaaaagaattaaaaaggaaacacaaaattaaatgaaaaagtaatcataaaactaaaaaccccccaaaccttatagtaccggttggtattaccaaccggtactaaagggctccaggcccccggagctggctcgtgccacgtggttgccctttaccaccggttcgtgctgaaccggtactaaaagggggggctttagtgcccacactttagtgccggttatggaaccagcactaaagggcattacgaaccggtgctattgcccggttctgcactaatgAAAAGGCGACAGAAGATTGGAGGGCGCCAAGTTGACAACAGTAGCTCAAATCTTGGAGATCATCCTAGCAATGGCGTCGGCTTCTATACCTCTAGCGAGCAGTTTCCACTATTGCAGGTAAGCAATCATTTTGAACAAGCAATCAAAGGACCGGTTAGGAAAATAATGTTTGATAGATAACTGGTTGCGAGTAGTCCAAAGAGACCAACACAACTCAACAATAGCAACACATAACGGTTGTGGCTATCAGTGTGTATACTAGGGCTATTCTGTCTTTGGAAGTCAATTGTTTTTAAGATTGATTCTTTGGAGGTCAATTCACATTAACTCAAACACGGTGTTACATTCAAGCATAGCTAGGTAGAGCTGTAAGAGCATGAGTTAGTTAGAATTAATATGCGATCTTATGGGATATAACGTACATAGAGACAGTTTGGATTGCGCCACAGCCAACCCCGCCAAGCTGTGGGCAAGCCAAATAATTAGCGGGTAATTCGCACCTCCCTCGGCGCATCAACAATTTGATGGAAATTGAACTGCGGGAAGTGAGGTTTGCTAGGCGCACCAAATAATTGGTACTCAACCAATTGTGTAACCTGCAGATCCGTTAACGACCAAGTTTTTTAAAGGGCAGCTCATGGGGGGCCTCCTATATGAAGCGCACTACGTCAATAGACATGTGCTGCATAGGGGGGTCTCCCCCAGCCCAAAATTCCCGTGAATATTCTTGGCTAGCCACAGGAGTTGACGATGTTTGCTGACTAATAGGTAGCGGGGAACATAAAAACCATCATCATCAACAGATCTAAACAATTTTTGATATTTCAAACCAGATTTTTTTTAACGAATATTTTCAAATTCTGTAAACGATTGATTGTTTTTTTTAAAGTGAGCATTTAAAAAAAATCTCGAATAGTCTTTGAAAATGCTATATTTTTTAAACCTTGAATTGTTTTAGAAAAaaacatgaactttttcaaaattttgaacataTTTTGGAAACAcaatcattttttgaaattctaaacaaaatttgaaaatgccAAGAAAATTGCATcttggaacattttttgaaatagaaACATTTTCTGAAACTCCCAACAAAATTTGAAAAGGCAAAAAAATTATGTAAATCATTAACATCTTTTATGAAATGACAAATACTTTTGGAAAATTGTGAATGttttgaaaaagaaaataaaaataatgtgaATTTATGAAACTCCGATATTTTTAAAAAAGGAAAACAATTGTTGAagatattgaacattttttaattttgtgatttttaaaagaaaaaagaaacagaaaaagcaAGAAAATTCATCAAAGAAAACAGTCAGAGAAACAGGTTTGGAAAGATTGTAGAACATTCTAAAACCGGTAAAAACCAGACTGAAATTTTCAGAACATTCCCAAAGCAGGAGTGAGAAAACGATTTACATGGctctaaatgggccggcccatatacTCGCTCATGTGCGATCCAGCAACagtcttatatttactaattggaagcaCCATACGAGACACCGCGTTAATCTAAAAAGTAAGAAATTTCGCCCGTTTAATTAATATATAATTATTTTGTAGCCGTAGGATGAAACAAGAGACGTTCTCCCCTTGGTCTTCGCTTCTACgcttgaaaataaaaaaataatctaGAGGAGACGTGCTCCCCTTGGTCCTCCTTCCGTTAGACTAGAATGACCACGTTTCAGAAAAAAAAAGGAATGACCACATACGGAATGAACTGCACGTACGCACGAGATTAAACCCACCCGTGCAAACAAAAGAGAACTCTGCCTGATTAAAAGAATCAACACGTTCCAAAAACAAAAAAGAATCAGCACCTTGCCAAAAAAAGAATCAGCACGTACGCAAAGGACTGAAGTAACATAAAAAATTAGATGTCACCACATTTTTCTAAACCAAATATTAAACTCTCATGTAAAAAAAGATGAGTCAATccgcaaaaaaaagagaagaaaaagagacAACAAAAAAAAAGAAGTCCCTAATAGCCACGTTCAGAAAAAGGGGGTCCTTAACTGCCACGTCTCAGAAAAAAGCACACCTTCTCCTTCCAAAGCAAAAAAGATACGTATACACAATTAAAAAATCTTAATGCCCAGGCTAATTAAAGACCAAAGAGTGAACCCTGCCTTTTTTCTGAGATATAAAATGGGCCTTATAAAAGAATCACCACGTACAGAAAAGGATTAAACTCacttaaaaaaatcaaataaaaaatagaCGCACATAAAAAAAAAGTTGTCACCACATATTTTACACTAAAAGAATAAACTCTCAAATCCGAAAAAGGCATGTGCCGTCCAGTTAGACAAAGAAAAATGGCACATACAAGGCGTCCTCCCCGCACAAAAAGAAAATTGAGCCTATACATGATTGAAACATAATAATTAAATCCCATCATACAAATGAAACACTTTTCCAAATAAAAATAAAGCAGACATTAACATACAAATATATTGTCCTCATGGCCTAACTGTGATACAAGTAGGAAGATATGCATATATTTCCGTGCATAAAAAAATGTGAATATAATCATCTTAATAAATATCAGTTGAAGAAATACCATTGCCTTTTGTTGTGCGGGTTGACAAGGCAGCTTTCAAGTACTACGAAATACTATACTATTTAATATGATGCTAGATAGATACAACCTCAATTAAGTGTAGCCTTTCTTTTGTAAGCTATATTATGTTAATGGTATTAGTAGCATGTTAGTGGTGATACATATAAACACCGGCTGCGACAAAGTAATACAATCTTGAATAATTGAATCCACTTAATGGAACAAATACCGACCTAAACAATATTCACCTGAATAATCTTTAAAAACACCATGTACCCCTTTTTATAATGTATTGTATGTAAATAATTGATATGTAGCTCGCGTTTGGAAAAAAATACAATTACCATACAACATATTTCTCTCACGCTTCAAATTTTGTTGGGTGGTAGGTTAGTGTAGTGTATCTTTCTCCTACATTTCTTTGAATAATGGATTAAATTAATTCATACTCTCTCCATCCCTTAGTAGGTGGTGTAAATTTCACATTAAGGTGCACCTTACTACTATAACATGAACACTTCGTTCAGTCCAATGATGGTAAAATTCACAATAAGGTGCATCTTACTACTGTATTAATTATTTTTGCCATCATTGTTTGAATAACTTCATATGTCCATCTATATGATATCTGAAATTTAAAGACTTGCACTTTACATATTTTTTAATGAATGTATTGTTATAATATCTAGGCCGTGCAGGTGCACGGGCGGATGACTAGTTACACGTAATTAGCGTCATATAGGAAATTCCAGCTCACGGCTCCCATCCAAACAACCCCATAGATTCGCTaccccggagggggggggggggggtgggctagAAAAAGAATGCCGAGTATGATACAGTTATAGGATGTGTTTTAGGTGATTTATATGATGAGTAGTCTGCAACGTCTGATTTTTGTTTTTGAGAAAAGGAACGTCCGAACTTATATTTTTTTGGGTACATCGTCTGAACTTATGTGAATCCAGAAATAACAAACTCTGTCAAAAATGAAATTACGAACTCGTTTCGGTTCATTGTTAGGCCGGGCACATTGCGTGCCTTGTCATCCAGCTGGCTTAGCAGTCGCTCCTCCCCACTCCACACGGGCCTTTGCTCCAACGAGTTGGGCTGCGCGCACCTAGCCACAGCCACACCGCTGGTTCGCAGCGAGCCACCTTGAATTTCAAACGGCAACTGTTTCTCTCATACTCCTAAAAAAATTGAACACGAACAAGCAAGAAGCACAACATGCCATACACCGATATGCAAACAGTAATCACACATGCTTTCGACATTGTAACATCATTATATATTCATTTATACGAAGAATTACATCGACAATGGCCTGTCTTTTATGCATGCCACTGCTTCGCGGCCATCTCTATATTTATTTTCTCCATTGTTTCATGGGTACTAATTATACTCACCCCGAAGTTGTGCACATGCCAGAGTACATGATGAAGAGGAAAATATAGGACAAGAAATGTATACACTATATTAGCTATATGGAACACACTGtattatattgtcatgcatgcATCAGTACTATTTATCTTAGATTATTTGTCCTATATCTATGGCATGCATTTTGATTCATGGTCGTTATGTATGATGACATGCACCATTATTATGTTATAATCTACTAATGATGTAGATGTAGTCCCGCCTTTTGCTTCACAGCGTTCTCCAATTCGTTACAAAATGTTTGGCCCTCCTTGCTCATTGTCCGTTGGGTTCTCTGTTTCAATACAAAATATGATAGAATTGTAAGTACTTCTGTATACAATTTCCATTCTGTCACCCGTAAGTTGGATCATATATAATATATAATACACACACGCATGCATTTAGTGAAAATTTAGATATTTTTTTTGACACAGCTGTAGCGTTACTACTTAGTTTGTTAGATAAACCGGATAACATGTAGGAATATGCATGAAGATTCAGAAAAAATGCATCCACATATCCATTTTTCACCGGCGCTATTGATAGTCACGAGTGGTAGGGTCGATGCCTGGAGGGTAGGAGAAGGGTCCATCCGTTCGATTGCGTCTGTCCTAACAAATTAAGGGGaattttccttgtctgcttattacACTTCCTGTAGTTAATCGATTCAATCGGCCGCACAATCACAATATCATTGAGTTTTGGTGTTTCATCATGGAATATTTATCTGTTTTTTGTTCATTGGCATAAGTCTAGATACAACAAGCTAGATCTATCCCATTAGTTGTATTGGCACGAGTATGATGACTCCCCCTTTCGTTGGGGTTGAAAGGATGTGAGATAAAAACCAATACCAATTGAGGTCAATGTTGGTCTATCCACGAAGGATCAACATGCTAGCACACCAACATTTAGTCTAGTATAAACTGACCCTAGCCTAAGCAGCTATGCGAGGAAGCTTCCCGCAAAGAAAAAAAGATATGCAAGGGAGCAAAATTCCCATCCACCTGAGTGTTTGTATTTTGCATGCCGAAAAGACAAAAGAAAGGATGAACACACAACGAACTCATCCTCTTTGATGAGGGTGTGATGATTTACCACCAAGGAACGTTCATCTTCATAGTTCAAATCCTACGGAGCCTATAAGAGATGTAACCCCGAACGATGGTTTTGTGGAATCTGTATTGTATATGGGTAGAGGGCACATGTAACCTCACTTAATTAACTTCCAACTCATAAGCTATAATTGTGAACCATTTTAGTGGAGGAGAGACCCATTTTGATCCGTTTGACATGGTGTGTTATACAAATTCCTTGCATTAGCTGCATCCTCGCATAATCCAGTTAATGTAAACAAACTGTACCATTCCCGGTTCGTCATACTATGCTGCCATCTTAAACTCAAGGGGTAGATTTTAAATTCACCACCAGTTAACAATCTTAATCTTTCCTtggaggagaggaggggggggggggggttatggagGTATACGGAAGCAAACGTCATTCAGATTACAATAGATTAACTAACTTGCTACAATGTCGATAATTATAGAGTGAATCAGTAATTCAATATAGTTTTAATTCTATGGTAGATAGCCCGTAACAGGGCTCGACAAGATCAACCAGAAAAAAATTCCTCAAATTCTTATTCCCTTTAGATAAATCCCTATCATGTTATCTAGACCCACACCTCAATCAACATCACGGAAAAGGAAGTGCTTTATATTGATGAGTTTTAGGCTTTTAGCTCGTCAAGTACTTGTTAAGATCAAATCATAAGCATCGATGACCACCACAACAACAGGACGGAAAGGCAGACGTGTACCTGAAGATGGAGGCTGTAGAACGTCCTGTTCTGAAACGCGGAAGTCGAGGAATTTATGAGGCGAAGGCCTTGGTTCTCCAGCACCTTGATGCACTTGGACATGGGCAGAGCTCCCGCCATGGTGCTCACCAGGCTGACCTGGACCATGATCTCCCTGTCGTCGAGGCAGGTGGCGGACACGATCGGGGCCGTGTTCTGCCTCATGGCGCCTTGCTCGCAGCTGCCCCGCCtcagctcctccttcttcttctccaggcGGTCTACCTCCTTCTGCAGCTCCGGGATGTAGTTGATCACCCGCGACACCGTGGTCGGAATGCTCATCTTCTTCTGCGACAGTAGCAAAAAATAAATCGATCAGATGATCAGTACAGAATCTCTCACATGAGTTGGGTTTAGTTAAGCGATTTAATTACGGTGTGATCATCGTCGGGGAGGAGGGAGCGGAGGGAGGAATATTGCTCGTTGAGCTGCTTGCGGCGGTCACGTTCGTACGCGTTGTGACTCATCTTGCGGTGTGATCCAGAGCCACCGGAGGAGGTGGCGTTGTTGGCAGCCGGCGCCGACGGTATGTCGTTATCCAAGCCCGGCCACTGCATGGACGGCGTGAGGTGGTGGTAGCCTCCGGCACCGGAGAACATGTCTTCCTCCAGTGACGACATGCTGCTCGCGAAGGGGTCGTTGAACATCTGGTGCTGGTGCCCCATTGCTCGCAGGTCGCAGCTGGCTTCTGCTTGATCTCTGAGAGGTTAGAGATGATGGTGGAGATGAGAGGGGACCTAGTGTGGTAGTAGCCAGGTGCCAGCTTGAGCAAGTTCCGGAGTGGTGACCTCCCATTTATATAGGGCGGGAGAAGACGATCGACAGTGTCCAGAACTCCAGAGAACTGATTTAGCCTGGACGTCGAAGTCACAGAGAACATTATGAGAGCGAGGTAAAGGGTTGTTACCTTATCATTTATTTTTGTTTGGGATTGGCAGCTAGCACTCAATTAACTCTTATCAATTTTTTGAAGTTGTCCATATACATGCAAACAAGTTCACTTGTTATAAATAACTGTTCAACCAATACAAAATAAACTCAAATAATGCCAGGCAAAAACAAGGGGgccttaccgaaaaaggctttcgccccgctttatatataaagcaaaccgccacagaGCATACAAACAGAagcatgtccacacacacacacccaagtctcaCGGCAAAGTACACAGGTTCtactgagggcacaactcaacaagcccagaaaaataaaaagaaaacagcaCACGCCGGTCGAAGGGAGCCTCTAGTCTGGATCCTGCggtggcggaggaggcggcggcgacaagCGTACGGCCATCGagcggaggtcggcgatgaaggctgagatggcgtcgcggtccggggggggggggggctaagcggccgccaaagctgcaagaaacccgaGAGTTTGAATAGCGCGTCAGTAGCCCAGCGAAGGGGAGAACGctggatcacaagcttattgcAAACAGTCCAGAGCGTCCAGGCGAAGACCCCAACCTCAAGCCACCTAATGTTGCGAGAGGACGCGGGGGACAACTGGAGTTCAGCAAATAAGTCCGGGAAATTGGTGTGGCACCAACTTCCACCGACCACCTCGCGAAAGCAGCTCCAAAGGAACTGGGCGGAGACGCAAGAGAAGAAAATGTGGTTCGAGTCTTCGGGAACACCACAGAGCAGACAGATGCCAGTACCCGGGCCATTGCACTTGCGGACCTCCACCCCGGACGGGACCCGACCGcaaatccattgccacatgaagatgtGAATCTTCAGGGGTACGCGGATGGACCAAACCATCGACAGGGGAAGGGGGCGGAGGAGGGGGCAATGGCCAGGTAGAGCGACTTGGTGGAGAACTAGCCCGACGGCTCAAGGCGCCAGCGCACCAGGTCAGGGCAACCATCCACCAAAGGCTCATGGAGAGCAACGCAGTCAAAAAACTCACACCAGGCGGCGGATTCCGTGGGCCCAAAAGGCTGCCGGAAAGCAAGGCGCCCTAAGTCAAGAAGGGCCCTATCAACAGAGATCATGGGATCCACGGAGATAGAGAAGAGGACAGGGAAGCGGGCCGCAAAGGGAGAGTCCCCGGCCCAACGATCAAACCAGAAGAGCGTCGAGAGACCGGAACCCACCGAGATGGAGGTTCCTATGCGGAGGACTGGGAGAAGCTGGACAATGGACTGCCAGAACTGAGAGCCGCCCGATTTCTGGCAGAAGGCTAGGGATTGTCCACGCAGGTATTTAGTCCGGATAATGTCAAGCCAGAGGCCACCTTGACCTTGCGTGATGCGCCAAAGCCAACGGGAGAGGAGGGCAATATTCATCCTTTTAGAGCACATAATGCCCAGGCCACCTTGCTCCCTAGGCTTGCAAATGTCGGGCCAGGTgaccatatggtacttctgcttGTCATTATCTCCAGCCCAGTAAAAGCGGGACTGGATCTTGGCGATCTCCTTGTGGAGAGACTCgtggaggctgtagaagctcataagaaacaagagaAGGCTGGAGAGGGATGAGTTGATGAGAATAATTCGGGCGGCCTTGGACAGCCACCTCCCCTGCCATGGCTCGCATCGAGTTTGGAGCTTGGCCACGGAGGGGCGCAAGTCCGTGATGGAGAGCCGCGAATCACTAATGGGCGTCCCCAGGTAGGAGGTGGGGAAGGAGCCCAGGCGGCAACTAAGTCTGTTGGCGATGGCCATAGACTCAGAGGGGGAGTATCCCATCACCATAacatcactcttgtcgaagttgatcttgaggcctgacatctgttggaagcagagaaggaggaacttgaggttggcGATGTCCACctccgagccttcgaccatgatgataGTGTCGTCAGCATATTGGAGAATGGAGATCCCAGAGCCCCCGGAAAGGTGGGGAGTAATCCCACGAATGTGGCCTGCGGCTTTTGCCTTATCCAGGATGGAGGCAAGAGCGTCTACTACCATATTGAACaggaacggggagaaggggtcgccttgACGAACCTCACAAAGGGTGGGGAAGAAAGGGCCAATCTCGCCGTTGATGTTGACCACCGTGCGACCACAAGAGACCATTTGCATGACTCTAGTGATCCACCGGTCATCGAAGCCCTTCCGAAGAAGGACTTCTCGAAGAAAGGACCAGCTAACCGTATCGTACGCCTTGTGGAAATCAATCTTCAGAAAAACCGCCTTGAGGCATTTGACGCGGACCTCATGAAGGACTTCATGAAGGATAAGGACCCCATCCAGGATGTACTGGCCCTTAATGAAGGCCAACTGGTTAGGGTGGGTCACCCGGTCACCCGGTCAGCAGCGTCACCCTATTGCCGTATCCTTTGGCCAGGATCTGGAAGATCACATTAATCACCGTGATCGGGCGGAACTGACGGATGTCGGACACCCCATGTACCTTGGGGATGAGAGAGATGATTCCGTAATTGAGGCATCCAAGATCAATGGAGCCAACATAGAATTCATCGAAGATGGCCATGACCTCTGGTTTAATCACGTTCCAGAAGGCCTGGAAAAATTTGACCGGGAGGCCATCCGGACCCGCCGCCGAGGAAGAATTCATGCCCTTGATGGCCTCCCAAACCTCCTGCTCAGAGAAGGGGGCCGTCAGGGCCGCGTTCTCCGAGGCAGACACTAGCTGGGAACCAGCCCAACAATCGGGGGCGAGAGAGATGCCGCTCCTAGGAGCGGCAGAGAATAGGGACCTATAGAAGCCGTCAACGTGGGCCCGGATGTCGCGCGGGTCCTGAAGGAGAGTCTCCCCATCCCATAGAAGGGGGATGGTGTTGCGTCTACGGCGGCCATTGGCGATAGCCTGGAAGTATGCCGTATTCGCGTCTCCCTTCAAGACCCATTTCTGTGCGCCCCGAAGGCGCCAATAGGCCTCCTCATCGGTGTAGATCACGGAGAGCTAGCCTTCGAGGTCATATCGGGGGAGCCACTCGTCCGGAGAGAGACCCACCGCGTCA from Triticum aestivum cultivar Chinese Spring chromosome 3B, IWGSC CS RefSeq v2.1, whole genome shotgun sequence includes these protein-coding regions:
- the LOC123066692 gene encoding protein IRON-RELATED TRANSCRIPTION FACTOR 2 encodes the protein MGHQHQMFNDPFASSMSSLEEDMFSGAGGYHHLTPSMQWPGLDNDIPSAPAANNATSSGGSGSHRKMSHNAYERDRRKQLNEQYSSLRSLLPDDDHTKKMSIPTTVSRVINYIPELQKEVDRLEKKKEELRRGSCEQGAMRQNTAPIVSATCLDDREIMVQVSLVSTMAGALPMSKCIKVLENQGLRLINSSTSAFQNRTFYSLHLQRTQRTMSKEGQTFCNELENAVKQKAGLHLHH